Proteins found in one Nostoc sp. NIES-3756 genomic segment:
- the cas5d gene encoding type I-D CRISPR-associated protein Cas5/Csc1 has translation MIIYECKLTLHDNVFFATREMGILYETEKYLHNWALSYALFEAVYIPRPYRLKGAIAQKPSYLDKTQEQNLLHLNHAGIYVFPALPVVWSYQVNTFKAAQVAYYGKSVQFGGEGAKRNYPINYGRAKELAVGSQYKTYIFARETIKIPHWIRLGKWSAKVRIEATEISDLKQRSGEYISKHPLNPLDLPTSSRLLLYNRIVMPPVSLVSQAQLAGDYWELPNKTYLPVGVAYGCGTTITA, from the coding sequence TTTGCGACTCGTGAAATGGGGATTTTATATGAAACAGAAAAGTATCTGCATAATTGGGCATTGAGCTATGCTTTATTTGAAGCAGTTTATATTCCTAGACCTTATCGACTTAAGGGTGCGATCGCTCAAAAGCCTAGTTATTTAGATAAGACTCAAGAGCAAAATCTGCTACACCTCAACCATGCAGGAATCTATGTTTTTCCTGCCCTACCTGTGGTTTGGTCTTATCAAGTAAATACCTTTAAAGCAGCACAAGTTGCCTATTATGGTAAATCTGTGCAATTTGGTGGTGAAGGTGCAAAACGTAATTACCCTATTAACTATGGTCGCGCTAAAGAATTAGCAGTGGGTAGTCAATATAAAACTTATATTTTCGCCCGTGAAACTATCAAAATTCCCCATTGGATTAGATTAGGAAAATGGTCTGCTAAGGTGCGAATTGAAGCCACAGAAATTTCCGATTTAAAACAGCGTTCTGGAGAATATATCAGCAAGCATCCTTTAAATCCCTTAGATTTACCAACATCATCCAGGCTATTGTTATATAACCGCATTGTTATGCCACCTGTGAGTTTAGTCAGTCAGGCGCAACTGGCTGGAGACTATTGGGAACTACCAAATAAAACTTATTTACCTGTTGGAGTAGCTTATGGATGCGGCACTACTATCACCGCCTAA